The DNA region TGCGTTGCTTTTGAAGCACCGGATGTATTAAAAATAGCTTTTGCAGTTTCTATTTTTTCTGAATTATCTTCTAATTGTAGGCTGAATAATTTTTCTAATTCAGAAGCTTTTTCCACAGATGAAAATTCGCGTGCTTTTAGATATAAATAAGTTTTTTTGTTTTCGATAATATCACCGCCAACTTGTTTTCCGAAGGTTTCAGGATCACCAAAAGCATCTAAATAATCGTCCTGAAGTTGGAAAGCCAATCCTAAATTAAGTCCGAAATCATAAATTAAATCGCCATCTTTTTCAGAAGTTTTAGCTACAATTGCGCCCATTTTCATGGCAGCAGCAACTAAAACGGCTGTTTTATATTCAATCATTTTTAGATATTCCGGAATTGTAACATCGTTTCTTTTTTCAAAATCGACATCCCATTGTTGTCCTTCGCAAACCTCAAGAGCAGTTTTACTGAATAACTTTGCTAAATCCCTAAAAACGATTGGTTCATATTGTTCAAAATATTGGTATGCTAAAATTAGCATCGTATCTCCGGAAAGAATTCCGGTATTAAGATCCCATTTTTCATGTACGGTTTCCTGTCCTCTTCGCAAAGGAGCATCATCCATAATATCGTCGTGAACCAGCGAAAAATTATGAAAAACTTCAACTGCCATTGCAGCAGGAAGTGCCACTTTATAATCGGTATCAAAAACCTCTGAAGCCATTAAAGTTAGTACCGGACGCATACGTTTTCCGCCAAGACCTAAAATGTATTCAATTGGTTCGTAAAGGTTTTTAGGCTCTTTGTTGATGCTTTGTTTTTCTAAATAATTAATAAAAAAATCCTGGTACTGACTTATATCGTGCATAAAATGAAATTCTGATTTACGAGGCTCAAAGATACAATTCAAATATGAATAATTCTCTTCTAAAAGTTAAATGCCAGGGAATATATAAAATCGGTCCTTCTTAAATTTTTAAAATTATTTCAAAAAAACTTGGAAACTTTTTTGGTATTTAGAGTTTCCTGTCTATATTTGCACTTTCAAAAGGAAACTTTGAACACTGTATGAGTTTCCGTGAAGAGTTTGGGTAATTTATAACCTTACTAAAATCAGATATTTATGAAAACAACATGGACCCTAGATTCAAGCCAATCAGATGTTTTAATTAAAATGAGACATTCGATAATTGCCTACATGGGAGGAACTACAAATAAATTTGGCGGTTATGTAAATATAGAGGACAACGAAATTGAAGATGCTTCAGTTGAGTTTTCTTTAGATATTAATAATAAAAAAGATAGCTTTCAGCAAATAGATACGTATTTACAACTTCAGGATTTTTTTGATGTTGATGAGCATCCTATCATAAGTTTTAAATCGACTTCATTTCAGAAAGTAAACAATAACATCAATTTCTTTAAAGGAGATTTAACAATAAAAGATGTTACCAAAGTAGTAGAACTTGATGCAGAATTCATTGGTGTGAATACTTATAATGGAGAAAGAAAAGTTGCTTTTGAAATTAAAGGTGATATTAAACGTCAGGACTTTGGGTTAGATTATAACTCATTTAATCATAACGGTGGTTTGGCATTAGGAAAAGATATCAAACTTATTGCAAATTTAGAATTTAGTATATAAATCTTACATAATGAATAAATTAATGTAAAATTATTACAAATGTAACGGAAACTGTTTTTTGGATTTTAGTTTCCTAAGTATATTTGCAATGCAATTTGAAAATCAAAATGAAAGAGAAAATTATAGCAAAAGCGAGTGAATTATTTTTAAAACTCGGTTTTAAAAGCGTTACAATGGATGACATTGCAGGCGAAATGTGTATTTCTAAAAAAACTATTTACAAATATTTCTGTAATAAAGAAGTCCTGATCGAAGAGAGTACTTCGGCTGTTCATAAACAAGTGCATGAGGTAATTGATACGATTGTAGCAAAAGATTTTAATGCAATTCATGAAAATTTTGAAATTAGGGAATCATTCAAGGATATGTTTAAAAACAATATTGACACTTCGCCTCTTTATCAGCTCAAAAAACATTACCCTGAAATCTATCATAACGTAATGACACATGAAATAGATCAGTGTACCCATTATTTTAAAGACAATATTTTGAAAGGAATGCGCGAAGATTTGTATCGCAAGGATTTAAATATAGACATCTATGTTAAATTTTATTACACGCTAATTTTTCATATCAACGAAACTACAGTTTCAGAAAGAGAAGCTCAAAAAATAGAATTAGAAGCGCTGGAGTATCACACCAGAGCAATGGCAACCGAAAAGGGAATAATTGAATTAGAAAAGCAACTTAAAAAAATTACTACTTAATCATCAATCTATGAAAAGAATAATTCTTATATTTTTGTGTACAATTGGCTTGTCTGCCAACGCACAAGTCAAAACGTTAACTCTAAAAGATGCTCTTACATATGCGCTACAGAATAAAGCAGATGCTAAGAAAG from uncultured Flavobacterium sp. includes:
- a CDS encoding polyprenyl synthetase family protein — encoded protein: MHDISQYQDFFINYLEKQSINKEPKNLYEPIEYILGLGGKRMRPVLTLMASEVFDTDYKVALPAAMAVEVFHNFSLVHDDIMDDAPLRRGQETVHEKWDLNTGILSGDTMLILAYQYFEQYEPIVFRDLAKLFSKTALEVCEGQQWDVDFEKRNDVTIPEYLKMIEYKTAVLVAAAMKMGAIVAKTSEKDGDLIYDFGLNLGLAFQLQDDYLDAFGDPETFGKQVGGDIIENKKTYLYLKAREFSSVEKASELEKLFSLQLEDNSEKIETAKAIFNTSGASKATQDAIEMYTFKAFETLEKMDINAEKKNILRTFGENLMSRKV
- a CDS encoding YceI family protein — its product is MKTTWTLDSSQSDVLIKMRHSIIAYMGGTTNKFGGYVNIEDNEIEDASVEFSLDINNKKDSFQQIDTYLQLQDFFDVDEHPIISFKSTSFQKVNNNINFFKGDLTIKDVTKVVELDAEFIGVNTYNGERKVAFEIKGDIKRQDFGLDYNSFNHNGGLALGKDIKLIANLEFSI
- a CDS encoding TetR/AcrR family transcriptional regulator, producing MKEKIIAKASELFLKLGFKSVTMDDIAGEMCISKKTIYKYFCNKEVLIEESTSAVHKQVHEVIDTIVAKDFNAIHENFEIRESFKDMFKNNIDTSPLYQLKKHYPEIYHNVMTHEIDQCTHYFKDNILKGMREDLYRKDLNIDIYVKFYYTLIFHINETTVSEREAQKIELEALEYHTRAMATEKGIIELEKQLKKITT